In Cyanobacteria bacterium GSL.Bin1, the sequence AGGCTTTTAGAACTGCGATTACATATCGTTTTGTGAAGTGGCTTCAAGAAAATTGGGATGTATTTGTTGCTTACAAAGCAAGTTTCGGCTATATTTTAGCTTAAACTTCGTTTAAGTCCCGTTAGATGGTCACTTAGACAAAAGACTAAAAGAGTTAATCTATGAAGCTGTAGAGGAGATAGAAGGCGAGGTTATTGCTCTAGAAACTCATTACGATCATGTTCATCTCTTTGTTAATGTCCACCCTCGTTTAGCTCCTTATCAAATTATGCACAAAGTTAAACGATACTCTTCTCATTTCTTAAGAAAAGAGTATCCTTGGTTGAAGCAAAAACTTCCAAGTCTGTGGACAAGAAGCTATTTTGTTTCTACTGCGGGTCAAGTTTCAGGTGATACGATAAAGCGATATGTGGAAGAACAAAAAAATCATTAATCGAGTTTGTTCGTTTCGGACTGTCGAAGCTCTCAACGAACCCGCCTTATATCCCACGCCTAAAGGCAGTGGGCTTTACGGCGACTTCTGTAAAGCTTTGCCCTATTTTGTCCACTAAATTGGACGGCTTAGCGTTGTTAATTGTTCGCTTGCTACGCCAACGCCGAATATTGGAGCAGAAGTAGCGAAGCTGTCTAGGACACCGATTCAGTAATCGAAAACCAGGGCTGATTTACCGTTGAGCGATTTGAATCCCCTCTAAAATACTGAAACTAATTCGCGAAAAGAAATCGCGAATTATTGCTCTGATACACAAAATTTTGAGGTGAGGAATGCAGGAGCGGTAAAATAAACTTTCCATCAAGAGAGTTAGAATCCCCCCATGCGCCCAGAACCTTGGAATCCGACCATTAAGTTATCAAAAAAAGAGCAGAAAATCGTTAAACTCATTAAAAGAGCCAAACTATTCGTGTTTCTGCGAGAAATGCGCCACTTATTGTTTGACGAAGCTTTCCAAGAAGAACTATCCAAGATGTATGCAGAAGCGGACAAAGGTCATCCTCCTGTTCCCCCAGCACAACTGGCTTTGACGACAATCTTACAAGCTTATACGGGGGCATCCGATGCGGAAGCCATTGAAGCTCTGACCATGGATCGGCGATGGCAATTGGTGGTGGATTGTCTTGATTGTGAACAAGCTCCTTTTGCTCAAGCCACCCTGGTGAGATTTCGACAAGCTCTGATCATTCATCAACTTGACCGACGGTTGATAGAGCGAACGGTGGAACTGGCAAAAACAAGCAAAAAGTTCGGGTCACGGCAATTGCGAGCCGCCCTGGATTCTTCACCGTTATGGGGAGCAGCCAAGGTAGAAGATACCTATAATTTGTTGGGACACGCTCTGAAAAAAGCGTTGAGCGTGATAGCTCGTCAACAGGGGCGGGAGTTGACGGAAATTGCCTCCGAAATGGAGGCTGACTTGGTGGCAGGGTCAAGCTTGAAAGCAGCATTGGACTTAAATTGGGATGACCCCAATGAGAGGAATTTGGCTTTAGGTATGGTATTGGGAGTATTATCCCAAGTGGAAACTCACTTAGAGGGAGAAGCAGAAACTAAGTCTCATCCCGTGGTTCTCTCCAGCTTAGAAGCTGCTCAACAAATAGAAACACAGGATGTAGAAATAGATGAGCAGGGGGAAGTTAAATTACGAAAAGGGGTTGCTAAAAACCGACGCATTGCCATTGAAGATGAAGAAATGCGACATGGAAGAAAAAACCGCACCAAAAGGTTTGATGGTTATAAGCGTCATCTTCTCAAAGATTTAGACACAGAGCTCGTTCGAGCCGTGGGGATCACCATGGCTAATGAGGCTGAGGCTTCAGTGACTGAAGCAATCTCCGTCGATTTAGAGCATCAGAAAGCTAAGTTAAGCGAGTTACATATTGATCGAGCTTACTTGAGTAGCTCCTTGGTCAAAAATCGAGACCCAGAATTGAGGATCTACTGTAAAGCTTGGCGAGTATCTAATGGCAGTAAATTCGCCAAATCTGCTTTTGTTTTGGATTGGGACTCAGGAACCATTACTTGTCCTAATCAGGTCACTTTACCCTTCCGTGAGGGAGGCAAAGTGCAGTTTCCTAAAGCGACTTGTGCCAATTGCCCTCTGAGACAAAAGTGTACCACCAGCAAGAAAGGACGTAGTATTTCTATTCACCCTGATGAGAAATTCATTGCTGAGTTACGAGCCCGTCAATTAACTCCTGTGGGTCGAGCTAAATTACGGGAACGAGTAGCTGTGGAGCATAGCTTATCACACATCGGTCGCTGGCAAGGAAATCAAGCTCGCTACGTTGGCGTGCGAAAAAACTTATTTGACTTACGTCGCACGGCGGTTGTTCATAATCTTCATGTACTGGTAAGACTTTTAAAAGACGACCCAGAGCTATTTGTTTCAAAATTAGGCACTGCCTAGTTTTCGATTACTGAATCGGTGTTCTAGAAGGCAATTTAGAGATTATTGCAGCTTTCAGTGCTTGGGTATGTACGAGGTCCTCTTTCGCAACAGTCAGCGAAACGACTACCATATGTGCTTTTGAGCCACTGTTATAAATTCACTCGAATGTCTAATATTGCAGCTTCTGCTCAAAGCCTGCAATATTTTAGAGATGACGACATCCCAAAAATTAGTTTCTGAAATCCTTACCTGACAAGGCTTTTGAGCTAGATTGCCCCTGATGGAAGCTTGGCTAGGTTTACCCCATTTAGGAGAGAAACAAAATGACTGAACAAAATCAACATCAGAAGGCTGAACAAAATCAATATCAAGACTCGGTAAGAAATCCCTATTTTGAAGATCAACCTACCGAGGAAGACTTGGCAGATGATTACCCGATTTCAGACGCTTTTGAGGAGGTCGAACGTGAAGCCTGGCGCGAAATGGAAGAAAACTGTTAGAGGAGGAAAAAAGGTCAACTATCCATCGCTAAATGGGGTAAACCTAGCGAATTATCTAATTAGATATGGGGATTGTTAAAGGAACGCCTGCAAGGGTACTGCTATAGGAGACCGTATCCACCACTAGACCATCTGCATTGACTAATTCGATGGTATCTCCACCATTATTGAGTGCCATTGCCTGTCCTAAGCGCAGAATTTCTCTCTCTTGCCCTGGATTTAAACTACCAATACTTTCCAAACTCCAATTGGTATTGGCTCGGTCTTTTAATTTCCAGTCCGTCAAATCAATAATTTCATTGCTGACATTTTGGATAGTTACTGATTCTAGTTGAGATTCATCTCCTACAGGGTTGGGTAATAGAGCCGTTATTCTAACTCTGCTGTCAGTATTGATTACAGGATCGGGATTAATAACTGTATCATCATCAGAATTTGAAGAACCAGTAGCTATTTCACACTTATTGTTACGGCGTAATGAGGCATCAAAAACATAAGTTTTTTCTTGTTCGATTCTAGTTTCAAGTTCATCGGGTAATTGAGAAAAGAAATCTAATCCAGAGCGAGCTTCTACTTCATCAACACTCACTTGACCGCTTTTAATAGGTACACCTCTGGGAGTATCTTGGTCATAGATAAAAGCAGATACTAAAAGGTCGCTCGGTTCATTTTCAACATTCAATGCCACGATTTTCCAGTAGCCTGAAGGAATAACATGGGGTTCATCCGCTTTTGGTAACTGAGGCATTTCTCTTTCATACAAAGTCCCCGTCATTACGTAAACCACATCGCATTGATTGACAATACCTTTAACCCGATTTTCCAGGTCTAACCAAACACCACCGTTTAAGTTTCCTTTTTGGGGAGTTAAATTAGAAAGATAATTAGTTTGTGACCAAAAGTTTGTGCCTTTGAAAGTACCTAACGGTGCTTGATGTCCCCTGGTGGTTTTAATTTGAGCAAAAGCATCATCATAATCATCGGGTTCTAAAGTTTCATCAGGAGCGATGAGAGGGTCTGAGATGTAGTTACGACTGGTACTCGCATTACCATTTACAGTATTTCTATCTAAGCGATAGGCAACCCAATCAGCGAATTTGGTATCGTCATTAGACGATAAAGCATATATTTCCCGTACTATTAAGTCATTTGATGAAGGAGTACCTTTAGGGATTCCATAAGCATAGTGCTTGTCAAGATTAACCGTTTGAGCGTAAACAGGAACACAATTGAGGTTGAAGATAGCTAAACAAATTAGAATCAGACGAATTACTGAGAACATTTGGTT encodes:
- a CDS encoding IS1182 family transposase; amino-acid sequence: MRPEPWNPTIKLSKKEQKIVKLIKRAKLFVFLREMRHLLFDEAFQEELSKMYAEADKGHPPVPPAQLALTTILQAYTGASDAEAIEALTMDRRWQLVVDCLDCEQAPFAQATLVRFRQALIIHQLDRRLIERTVELAKTSKKFGSRQLRAALDSSPLWGAAKVEDTYNLLGHALKKALSVIARQQGRELTEIASEMEADLVAGSSLKAALDLNWDDPNERNLALGMVLGVLSQVETHLEGEAETKSHPVVLSSLEAAQQIETQDVEIDEQGEVKLRKGVAKNRRIAIEDEEMRHGRKNRTKRFDGYKRHLLKDLDTELVRAVGITMANEAEASVTEAISVDLEHQKAKLSELHIDRAYLSSSLVKNRDPELRIYCKAWRVSNGSKFAKSAFVLDWDSGTITCPNQVTLPFREGGKVQFPKATCANCPLRQKCTTSKKGRSISIHPDEKFIAELRARQLTPVGRAKLRERVAVEHSLSHIGRWQGNQARYVGVRKNLFDLRRTAVVHNLHVLVRLLKDDPELFVSKLGTA